One genomic region from bacterium encodes:
- a CDS encoding ATP-dependent DNA ligase encodes MPHPTLHFSALANIFAELEKTSSNLAMIDILAGFFKTASADDARIAAYLIGGGVAPDYEGLELGLAEKLALRAIAIAYDTPSPELERRLRRTGDLGSVVAEIAPRQSHAMLTLRQVFTELRRLALLTGTGSQEKKLDALAALIRRATAEEAKYLVRIVLGALRLGVAEMTFLSALALATTGSRENKKTLEHGFNVLSDIGEVAYRAVKDGAASLSHARPEFGIPVRMMLAERVAELEEVPEHIPGAVFVEYKYDGERLQAHIRNASDIVIFSRRHENITHQFPDVVAALKGTFGGKNAIVEGEVVAIDEKTGSMLPFQVLMQRRRKHDIEKYVASVPIRYVLFDLLHLDGRSLLEKPLDERKRSLQKAFKSGGAIAYADALRTGELAEIESFFADATERGAEGVMIKDAASHYEAGKRGWHWIKFKKDYAEALVDTFDLVVVGGLYGAGRRAGTYGSLLVAAYDPEDGRYYSCTKVGTGFTDVDLAALTKKLNRLRLKEKHRLVETGMKPDVWFEPMLVMEVSAAELTVSPTHTAARGKLKKGGLALRFPRFLRSRDDKNPTQATTVEEIYNLYRRARKIKKR; translated from the coding sequence ATGCCGCACCCCACTCTCCACTTCAGCGCGCTTGCAAACATCTTCGCCGAGCTCGAGAAAACCTCCTCGAACCTCGCGATGATTGACATTCTCGCTGGTTTTTTTAAAACCGCGAGCGCCGATGATGCGCGTATCGCGGCTTACCTTATCGGCGGCGGCGTCGCTCCCGACTACGAAGGACTTGAGCTTGGGCTCGCGGAGAAGCTCGCGCTCCGCGCAATCGCAATTGCCTACGATACTCCCTCTCCCGAGCTCGAGCGGCGTCTGCGCCGCACCGGTGATCTCGGCTCGGTTGTCGCGGAGATTGCGCCACGACAATCTCACGCGATGCTCACCCTCAGGCAAGTGTTCACCGAGCTGCGACGACTCGCGCTGCTTACGGGGACTGGCTCGCAGGAAAAAAAGCTCGACGCCCTCGCCGCGCTTATCAGAAGAGCAACCGCCGAGGAAGCAAAGTATCTCGTGCGCATCGTTCTCGGGGCGCTCCGTCTCGGCGTCGCGGAGATGACGTTCCTCAGCGCGCTCGCGCTCGCAACAACCGGCTCGCGCGAAAATAAAAAGACGCTCGAGCACGGCTTCAATGTACTTTCGGACATCGGCGAGGTTGCCTACCGGGCGGTCAAAGACGGCGCCGCGTCGCTCTCCCATGCGCGACCGGAGTTTGGCATACCGGTGCGCATGATGCTCGCCGAGCGAGTCGCCGAGCTCGAGGAGGTTCCAGAGCACATACCGGGCGCGGTTTTCGTCGAGTATAAATATGACGGCGAGCGGCTGCAGGCGCATATCCGCAACGCGAGCGACATCGTCATTTTTTCACGACGACACGAAAACATTACCCACCAGTTCCCGGACGTCGTCGCGGCGCTCAAAGGGACGTTCGGCGGCAAAAATGCGATCGTCGAAGGCGAGGTCGTGGCGATTGATGAAAAAACCGGCTCCATGCTTCCCTTCCAAGTGTTGATGCAGCGGCGGCGTAAGCACGATATTGAAAAATACGTCGCGAGCGTGCCAATCCGCTATGTGCTGTTCGACCTCCTCCATCTCGACGGCCGCTCGCTTCTCGAGAAGCCGCTCGACGAGCGCAAGCGCTCACTTCAAAAAGCATTCAAAAGCGGCGGGGCAATTGCCTATGCTGACGCGCTGCGGACAGGAGAGCTTGCGGAAATTGAGAGCTTCTTCGCCGACGCAACCGAGCGCGGTGCCGAAGGCGTCATGATTAAAGACGCCGCGAGTCACTACGAGGCGGGCAAGCGCGGCTGGCACTGGATTAAGTTCAAAAAAGACTACGCCGAGGCCCTCGTTGACACCTTTGATCTCGTCGTCGTCGGCGGACTCTATGGTGCCGGCAGGCGCGCCGGCACCTACGGCTCGCTTCTCGTCGCCGCCTACGACCCCGAGGATGGCCGCTACTACTCATGCACGAAAGTCGGCACCGGATTCACCGACGTCGATCTCGCCGCGCTCACAAAAAAACTAAACCGGCTGCGACTCAAAGAAAAACACCGTCTCGTCGAAACGGGGATGAAACCAGACGTGTGGTTCGAGCCGATGCTCGTGATGGAGGTCTCCGCGGCCGAGCTTACGGTAAGCCCCACCCACACCGCCGCACGCGGGAAACTAAAAAAAGGCGGCCTTGCGCTCCGCTTCCCCCGCTTCCTCCGCTCCCGCGATGACAAAAATCCGACCCAAGCAACCACCGTCGAGGAAATCTACAATCTCTACCGCCGCGCGCGCAAAATAAAAAAACGCTAG
- the glmS gene encoding glutamine--fructose-6-phosphate transaminase (isomerizing), which yields MCGICGHIGTRDSVKEILTGLDVLSYRGYESAGIGVEKDGRLVRVRSEGTVDNLARKVRGTKEIRSAHAGIGHTRWPTHGKPTEANAHPHASLGSEAQGEIDVLVVHNGIIENYRALRLALQRAGRVFTSETDTEVLPNLIALGYEGDLFEAVRRALLGNPQDGFERVKGTYAILVLHRNHPDEIIAACFSSPLVVGSTNGEMYAASDITALGTFGVREVSYLEDEYIVRLTRSGVERSETIHGREVELNRETIDWSYTDVSYKGYHDPMEQEIFTQPRSLQNALHGRIDERDATARFNGLMRKLESGETVLERLSRARRIIFTGCGTSYYAALYAEMVFDKFLAGTGVVIDAMLASEMRYGNKCFDRDTVVWGLSQSGETQETADALRSAALQGALILGLVNVPGTKISRMTTAGIYNHAGPEIGVASTKVFTSQCLILAAVALELGRLKRLSLVDGMEIIEGLRKVPTDVGKVLAHADEIRSLAREFVRHLPRYHSVLFIGRKYHYPMALEGALKLKEVSYVHAEGCAAGEMKHGFIAMLDRNFPTVALVGREPLLQSKMFSNIEEVKRCSSPLIVIATEGNTIAAALADHLFYTPQNLDFLEPIYGVVAMQLFAHAVARAKRLNPDKPRQLAKSVTVE from the coding sequence ATGTGCGGCATTTGTGGTCACATTGGCACGCGCGATTCTGTGAAAGAAATATTGACGGGTTTAGACGTGCTCAGCTACCGCGGCTACGAGTCTGCAGGCATCGGCGTTGAGAAAGACGGGCGGCTGGTACGTGTCCGGAGCGAAGGTACGGTTGACAATCTCGCGCGGAAAGTACGCGGGACAAAAGAGATACGCAGCGCGCATGCTGGTATTGGGCATACTCGCTGGCCGACGCACGGCAAGCCGACCGAGGCGAACGCGCACCCGCATGCGAGCTTGGGTAGTGAGGCGCAGGGCGAGATCGATGTGCTCGTCGTTCATAATGGCATCATCGAGAATTATCGTGCGCTCCGCTTGGCACTGCAGCGCGCCGGCCGCGTCTTTACCTCAGAGACGGATACTGAGGTACTTCCGAATCTTATTGCGCTTGGCTACGAGGGCGATCTGTTTGAGGCAGTACGTCGGGCGCTCCTCGGCAATCCGCAGGATGGTTTTGAGCGAGTGAAGGGCACCTACGCTATTCTCGTGCTCCACCGCAATCATCCGGACGAGATAATCGCTGCCTGCTTCAGCTCGCCGCTTGTCGTCGGCAGCACGAACGGCGAGATGTATGCCGCGAGCGATATCACGGCACTCGGCACCTTCGGCGTGCGCGAAGTCTCGTACCTTGAAGACGAGTATATAGTGCGACTCACGCGCTCGGGTGTCGAGCGGAGCGAGACGATCCACGGCCGCGAAGTCGAGCTGAATCGAGAGACGATCGACTGGTCGTACACGGACGTTTCCTACAAGGGGTACCATGACCCCATGGAGCAGGAGATTTTCACGCAGCCGCGCTCTCTTCAGAACGCGCTCCACGGGAGAATCGACGAGCGAGACGCGACGGCGCGGTTCAACGGTCTTATGCGCAAGCTCGAGAGCGGCGAGACGGTGCTTGAGCGGCTCTCTCGAGCTCGACGCATCATATTCACTGGCTGCGGCACGAGCTACTACGCGGCGCTCTATGCCGAGATGGTCTTCGACAAGTTTCTCGCGGGAACCGGTGTGGTCATCGACGCGATGCTCGCGAGTGAAATGCGCTATGGCAACAAATGCTTTGACCGCGACACCGTGGTCTGGGGTCTGAGCCAGTCGGGGGAAACACAGGAGACAGCGGATGCGTTGCGCTCCGCAGCACTGCAGGGTGCGCTCATCCTCGGCCTCGTGAACGTGCCCGGCACGAAGATCAGCCGCATGACGACGGCGGGGATTTATAATCACGCCGGGCCTGAGATCGGAGTTGCCTCGACGAAAGTGTTTACGAGTCAGTGTTTGATTCTCGCCGCGGTCGCGCTCGAACTCGGACGGCTGAAACGACTCTCACTCGTTGATGGGATGGAGATCATTGAGGGACTGCGCAAAGTGCCGACGGATGTTGGGAAAGTTCTCGCGCACGCGGACGAGATCCGCTCGCTCGCGCGAGAGTTTGTGCGCCATCTGCCACGATACCACAGCGTCCTCTTTATCGGGCGCAAGTATCACTACCCGATGGCGCTCGAGGGAGCGTTGAAGCTGAAGGAAGTCTCTTATGTTCATGCTGAAGGGTGCGCGGCTGGAGAGATGAAGCACGGCTTCATCGCGATGCTTGACAGAAATTTTCCGACCGTCGCGCTCGTTGGCCGGGAGCCGCTCCTTCAGAGCAAGATGTTCTCGAATATCGAGGAGGTGAAGCGCTGTAGCTCACCGCTCATCGTGATCGCCACAGAAGGGAACACGATCGCTGCAGCGCTTGCGGACCATTTGTTCTATACGCCGCAAAACCTCGACTTTCTCGAGCCGATCTATGGCGTCGTCGCAATGCAGCTCTTCGCGCATGCGGTTGCTCGAGCGAAGCGTCTGAATCCCGACAAGCCGCGGCAGCTTGCAAAGTCGGTGACGGTGGAGTAG
- a CDS encoding NUDIX domain-containing protein, translating into MEKPKGASMFFINREDNILLFLRDKYPIVPKDKYPNMWDVLGGHVEDESPLECIRREMQEELGLYISMPLLLGVIEFPDRTDHVFCEFLWNDDVNRLNKKLTEGQRVCWFGLDEIRKMDLAYGWQPHVIAFLEHKKRVRSADFDPCSPEQALARDRAWGFR; encoded by the coding sequence ATGGAGAAGCCTAAAGGCGCAAGCATGTTCTTTATCAACCGAGAGGACAACATCCTGCTCTTTTTACGGGATAAGTATCCTATCGTACCCAAGGATAAATATCCGAATATGTGGGACGTGCTCGGCGGGCACGTTGAGGATGAAAGCCCGCTTGAGTGCATCAGGCGCGAGATGCAGGAAGAGCTCGGGTTGTATATTAGCATGCCGTTGCTGCTCGGTGTTATTGAGTTTCCTGACAGGACGGACCATGTTTTTTGTGAATTCCTGTGGAACGATGATGTGAATCGACTAAACAAAAAACTTACAGAGGGTCAGCGTGTCTGTTGGTTTGGCCTTGATGAGATCCGCAAGATGGATCTGGCCTACGGATGGCAACCCCATGTAATCGCATTTCTTGAACATAAAAAGCGTGTGCGTAGCGCCGATTTTGATCCGTGCTCGCCCGAACAGGCACTCGCCCGCGACCGAGCTTGGGGTTTTAGGTAG
- the mraZ gene encoding division/cell wall cluster transcriptional repressor MraZ: protein MLIGEYVHTLDAKKRLSLPAKFRKELGKHVVVTNGLDGCLFIYPLAAWEVVSKKFAALSMGQADRRSLSRFMLAGAVEGEIDAVGRVLIPDFLKEFAKLKNKVIVAGVYDRVEVWNDKLWQEYKRRVERQADTLAEKLGDVGAL, encoded by the coding sequence ATGTTAATCGGAGAGTATGTGCACACGCTCGATGCGAAAAAGCGGCTGTCACTGCCGGCTAAATTCCGCAAAGAGCTCGGCAAGCACGTAGTCGTTACGAACGGGCTCGACGGGTGTTTATTTATCTATCCCCTTGCCGCATGGGAGGTCGTCAGCAAGAAGTTTGCGGCGCTCTCGATGGGGCAGGCGGATAGGCGCTCTTTGAGCCGCTTCATGCTCGCAGGCGCAGTCGAAGGAGAGATAGATGCGGTCGGGCGTGTGCTCATCCCCGATTTTCTCAAAGAGTTTGCGAAGTTGAAAAACAAAGTGATTGTCGCCGGCGTCTACGACCGTGTCGAGGTGTGGAACGATAAGCTTTGGCAGGAGTACAAGCGGCGGGTGGAAAGACAGGCGGATACGCTCGCTGAAAAGTTGGGAGACGTCGGAGCTTTATAG
- the rsmH gene encoding 16S rRNA (cytosine(1402)-N(4))-methyltransferase RsmH, with the protein MHIPVLLHEVLQFLSIKKGETVLDATAGGGGHTRALSDAVGAKGKVIAIDADSSALARVRDGLRGAACRAEFIHGNFRDLGEMLQGRGISAIDKALFDLGLSSDQLEYSGRGFSFERDEPLLMTFADRTPEGTLTAYEIVNSWGEGELVDILHVYGEERRARGIVRAIVAARKIRPIGTTRELVRVIEGVAPPREMGRIHPATKTFQALRIAVNDEIGALEEGLDAAFKALRAGGRMAVISFHSIEDRTVKHYFADLARSGRVNLLTKKPITPTETEVSTNRRSRSAKMRAIEKA; encoded by the coding sequence ATGCACATCCCGGTCTTACTGCACGAAGTTCTCCAGTTCCTTTCAATTAAAAAAGGCGAGACGGTTCTCGACGCTACCGCGGGCGGCGGCGGGCACACGAGAGCGCTCTCGGATGCAGTCGGCGCGAAGGGAAAAGTCATTGCGATTGACGCCGACTCGAGCGCGCTCGCGCGGGTGCGCGATGGTCTCCGAGGAGCGGCGTGTCGCGCCGAGTTTATTCACGGAAATTTTCGCGATCTCGGCGAAATGCTTCAGGGTCGCGGCATCAGTGCGATAGACAAAGCGCTCTTTGACCTCGGTCTCTCGAGCGACCAGCTCGAGTATTCGGGGAGAGGGTTTAGCTTTGAGCGCGATGAGCCGCTCTTGATGACGTTTGCGGATCGAACGCCCGAGGGTACGCTCACGGCCTACGAGATCGTCAATAGTTGGGGCGAGGGTGAGCTTGTCGATATCCTGCACGTCTACGGTGAGGAGCGGCGGGCGAGGGGTATTGTGCGGGCAATCGTCGCAGCGCGCAAGATTCGTCCTATTGGAACGACTCGTGAGCTCGTGCGCGTGATTGAGGGTGTTGCGCCGCCGCGAGAGATGGGGCGCATCCATCCGGCGACGAAAACATTCCAGGCGCTGCGTATAGCGGTCAATGATGAGATTGGCGCGCTTGAGGAAGGGCTCGACGCGGCGTTTAAGGCCCTGCGAGCAGGCGGAAGAATGGCGGTCATCTCATTCCACAGCATCGAGGACCGAACAGTCAAGCACTACTTTGCTGACCTCGCGCGATCCGGCAGAGTGAACCTTTTAACAAAAAAACCAATCACGCCGACCGAGACGGAAGTCTCCACCAACCGCCGTTCACGGAGTGCAAAGATGAGGGCGATCGAGAAAGCGTAA
- a CDS encoding penicillin-binding protein 2 — protein sequence MVVPPKRSAPVKVKSRSTRLAILSTSLCIAALALVLRLYMVQIVRGEEFAERADRQYVRPQSLFDRGSIFFTARDGERVAAATLGSGFAVAISPDAIVDPEATFLKLSSTLPELSRDEFLSRASRRGDPYERIAEKLTEGEASTIRAMELPGVTIERDRWRIYPGGAGAAHALGFIGFEGDERKGRYGLERYYEDVLGRSEGALAVNFFAELFAGAGTALRGAEHARGDLELTIEPSVEAALERELAEVTATWHTAGTGGIIMDPKTGAVMAMAAEPTFNPNEFAEADSASFANPLVEHVFEMGSIIKPLTLAAGLDAGVITPESTYYDAGSLTLDTWTISNFDGKGRGRVSMQTVLNESLNTGAAYVALKLGSARFAEYFRRYGLGEETGIDVPNETRGLLGNLDSPRSIEYATASFGQGIALTPIGTARALASLANGGLLVTPHVVARVATDLGVAQSAPAAHPPERILSAKAAEEITRMLVKVVDEALVGGAASLPHYSIAAKTGTAQIANSEDGGYYEDRFLHAFFGYFPAYDPRFLIFFYAREPQGVRYASQTLTTPFMDLARFLIGYYEIAPDR from the coding sequence ATGGTTGTTCCCCCGAAGCGCTCGGCCCCTGTGAAGGTGAAGTCGCGCAGTACACGTCTCGCAATTCTCTCCACTTCGCTCTGCATTGCCGCGCTTGCGCTCGTCCTCCGGCTCTATATGGTGCAGATCGTGCGCGGCGAAGAATTCGCCGAGCGCGCTGACCGACAGTACGTGCGTCCGCAGTCGCTCTTCGACCGCGGTTCTATTTTTTTTACCGCGCGCGACGGCGAGCGCGTCGCTGCGGCGACGCTTGGAAGCGGGTTTGCTGTTGCGATCTCCCCGGACGCGATCGTCGACCCCGAGGCGACGTTCTTGAAACTCTCGAGCACTCTTCCTGAGCTCTCTCGCGACGAGTTTCTTTCGCGCGCATCACGCCGGGGCGATCCGTACGAGCGCATTGCGGAGAAGCTCACCGAGGGCGAAGCCTCAACGATCCGCGCGATGGAGCTTCCGGGGGTCACGATCGAGCGCGATCGTTGGCGTATATACCCGGGTGGCGCGGGCGCTGCGCATGCGCTGGGCTTTATTGGTTTTGAAGGAGATGAAAGGAAGGGCCGCTACGGACTCGAACGCTACTATGAGGACGTGCTTGGGCGCAGCGAAGGTGCGCTCGCGGTTAACTTTTTTGCCGAACTTTTCGCCGGGGCAGGCACGGCGCTCCGCGGTGCGGAGCATGCGCGTGGCGATCTTGAACTCACCATCGAGCCGTCGGTCGAGGCGGCGCTGGAGAGGGAGCTTGCGGAAGTTACCGCAACGTGGCATACAGCGGGTACTGGCGGGATTATCATGGATCCGAAAACAGGGGCCGTCATGGCGATGGCTGCGGAGCCGACGTTTAATCCCAATGAATTTGCAGAGGCCGATTCTGCTTCATTCGCAAATCCGTTGGTCGAACATGTATTCGAGATGGGCTCAATAATTAAACCCCTGACTCTTGCCGCCGGGCTCGATGCCGGTGTTATAACCCCGGAGAGCACGTACTATGACGCCGGTTCGCTCACGCTCGACACCTGGACGATTTCAAACTTCGACGGCAAGGGGCGCGGCAGAGTCTCGATGCAGACGGTGCTGAACGAGTCTTTGAACACGGGCGCTGCGTATGTCGCCTTGAAGCTCGGCAGTGCCCGCTTTGCCGAGTATTTTCGCCGATACGGCCTCGGCGAGGAAACCGGCATAGACGTGCCGAATGAAACGCGGGGCCTCCTCGGCAACCTCGACAGCCCCCGCTCGATTGAGTACGCGACCGCATCTTTCGGGCAAGGGATCGCGCTCACCCCTATCGGCACCGCACGCGCGCTCGCCTCGCTTGCAAACGGAGGGCTGCTCGTCACGCCTCATGTCGTCGCACGGGTAGCGACAGACCTCGGCGTCGCGCAGAGCGCGCCGGCCGCCCATCCACCCGAGCGCATCCTCTCCGCAAAAGCTGCCGAGGAGATCACGCGCATGCTGGTGAAAGTCGTTGACGAGGCGCTCGTCGGTGGTGCTGCGAGCCTGCCGCACTACTCTATCGCGGCAAAAACAGGCACCGCCCAGATTGCAAATTCAGAGGACGGCGGCTATTATGAAGACAGGTTCCTCCACGCATTTTTTGGCTATTTTCCGGCGTACGATCCGCGTTTCCTCATTTTTTTCTACGCACGGGAGCCGCAGGGCGTACGGTACGCCTCCCAGACGCTCACCACGCCGTTTATGGACCTTGCGAGATTTCTGATCGGGTATTATGAAATAGCGCCGGACCGCTAA
- the atpC gene encoding ATP synthase F1 subunit epsilon, producing MPLHIKIITPERVVLEEDVDSLSLPTPDGEITVLPNHRPLVSLLATGAMTLRKGGEESHLASSGGFVEILPDSEVRILADSAERAEELALEKVEEARVRAEEALQGKRFADEGGHAALLGSLERELARLKVLRRSARVRRQQHEDMHTGGSVQE from the coding sequence ATGCCTCTCCACATAAAAATCATTACCCCCGAGCGCGTGGTGCTTGAGGAAGATGTTGACTCGCTTTCGCTTCCGACGCCGGATGGCGAGATCACCGTGCTGCCGAACCATCGGCCGCTTGTGTCTCTGCTTGCGACCGGAGCGATGACGTTGCGGAAAGGCGGAGAAGAATCACACCTTGCCTCTTCCGGCGGCTTTGTCGAGATTCTGCCGGACTCCGAAGTACGCATCCTCGCCGACTCTGCAGAGCGCGCCGAGGAACTTGCGCTCGAGAAGGTGGAGGAAGCGCGGGTACGTGCCGAGGAGGCGCTCCAAGGCAAGCGGTTCGCCGACGAGGGTGGCCACGCGGCGCTCCTCGGGTCCCTCGAGCGCGAGCTCGCGCGGCTCAAAGTGCTGCGGCGATCTGCGAGAGTTCGTAGACAGCAGCACGAAGACATGCATACGGGAGGATCAGTGCAGGAATAA
- a CDS encoding SMC-Scp complex subunit ScpB produces the protein MPFLETHIEAILFYVTEPMSVGELACLFACTTAEIEIALTALDAALAERGVRLVRIGESVELRAAREAAPLIEKLRQDELSRELSRASLETLAVVLYQGPVTRSEIEYIRGVQSQSSIRLLAGRGLIQKISEYGSKRGTFYRATTEALAHVGLSRVEELPDYEKTQAVLKQNGREEVQAF, from the coding sequence ATGCCTTTTCTCGAAACACACATTGAAGCCATACTATTTTACGTTACCGAACCCATGTCGGTCGGCGAGTTAGCATGCCTGTTTGCATGTACGACTGCGGAGATAGAAATAGCGCTCACGGCGCTCGATGCCGCGCTTGCGGAGCGTGGAGTGCGGTTGGTGCGAATCGGCGAGAGCGTCGAGCTCCGCGCCGCGAGAGAGGCTGCGCCGCTCATTGAGAAACTCCGGCAGGACGAACTCTCGCGCGAGCTCTCGCGCGCTTCGCTTGAAACGCTCGCGGTCGTACTCTACCAGGGCCCGGTGACGCGATCCGAGATCGAGTATATCCGCGGCGTGCAGTCGCAGAGCTCAATCCGGTTGCTCGCGGGCCGCGGGCTCATTCAAAAAATATCGGAGTATGGGAGCAAACGCGGCACCTTCTATCGCGCGACCACCGAGGCGCTGGCGCATGTTGGGTTGAGTAGGGTAGAGGAGTTGCCCGACTACGAGAAGACGCAGGCAGTATTAAAGCAAAACGGGCGTGAAGAAGTGCAGGCATTTTAA
- a CDS encoding HAMP domain-containing sensor histidine kinase produces MRKSLAQLNLPRYCSELGVPLASCPPFLFIIMGVVVIGAILGTYAVAQRYAEPEIAVLIMLALAAFLFVVGYLIIGAFEKLADSRARERRQATELLTLKDQFVFLAAHELRAPATAIKWAVESLETNTPELVSKNKEEIRLIVQNTMRLLGLVHDILETARLESQALRISLQPTQLGDIIEQATSSVRNLAQAHGVTVVSRLEGNVPRVSADPLRLGAVFTNLLSNAIKFSERGSEVEITALTSEKTVAVDVVDHGVGIAKDDQPHIFEKFWHGVGTIVSVEHSGLGLFITKQLVQLMGGSIRFASEQGEGSTFTVELKRAEG; encoded by the coding sequence ATGCGTAAAAGCCTTGCCCAACTCAATCTTCCGCGCTACTGCAGCGAGCTCGGTGTGCCGCTTGCGTCCTGCCCGCCGTTTCTTTTTATCATCATGGGCGTCGTGGTTATCGGCGCGATACTCGGTACGTACGCGGTGGCGCAGCGGTACGCAGAACCCGAGATTGCGGTGCTCATCATGCTTGCGCTCGCCGCGTTTCTGTTTGTCGTCGGGTACCTTATCATTGGCGCGTTTGAAAAATTGGCCGATTCGCGAGCGCGCGAGCGTCGTCAGGCCACCGAACTTCTCACGCTGAAGGATCAATTTGTGTTCCTCGCTGCCCACGAGCTCCGCGCACCGGCAACGGCAATCAAATGGGCGGTTGAATCCCTCGAGACCAACACACCAGAACTGGTCTCCAAAAATAAAGAGGAAATCCGACTGATTGTGCAAAATACGATGCGCCTCTTGGGCCTCGTGCATGATATTCTCGAGACTGCGCGGCTCGAGAGTCAGGCGCTGCGCATTTCTCTCCAGCCGACGCAACTCGGTGATATTATAGAGCAGGCGACCTCTTCAGTGCGTAATCTTGCTCAGGCACATGGAGTTACCGTTGTCTCCCGGTTGGAGGGGAATGTACCGCGTGTCAGTGCGGACCCCCTGCGACTTGGCGCGGTGTTCACCAATCTTCTTTCGAACGCGATTAAGTTTAGCGAACGCGGCAGCGAGGTTGAGATTACGGCGCTCACGAGTGAGAAGACCGTCGCCGTGGACGTCGTTGACCACGGGGTGGGTATCGCGAAGGACGACCAACCACACATTTTTGAAAAATTTTGGCATGGCGTCGGAACGATCGTATCGGTGGAACACAGCGGCCTTGGCCTTTTTATCACGAAACAGCTCGTCCAACTTATGGGGGGTTCGATACGATTCGCCTCGGAGCAGGGCGAAGGTTCGACGTTCACCGTTGAGCTCAAGCGCGCGGAGGGGTGA
- a CDS encoding AIR synthase-related protein yields MSKSYAKAGVNVELEHQLSEEAKKVCAETYGFSPFVEVVEFSENFRGPRGFRLKHPDPREVWLDGAPDGIGTKTIILDAAGSHVSAAADLLAMTGGDITRWGGLPLVLFNNLEVATLAAEDRGHVIEMHRSLLRGLRHYAAYQNVVCLRGDTAQMGQCVGSEIAHSVTRFNWSGVMIGAYMSDRMITGKAIGAGDNIIALREYGFRSNGGSAVRMALRKKFGKHWWRKDKARTFIFEAAQPAVLYDRLLVEANGWYDLLPNAEERVRVPMNAIVHVTGGGIPEKFGPLLVARGLSVELDDLWEPPTAIRACAEWLNMSDEECYRVWGCGQGGLVVVPQETHEQFLALASRHDIEARVCGRVVANREPGISIHSKFSSAQICYRAC; encoded by the coding sequence ATGAGCAAGTCGTATGCAAAAGCGGGCGTTAACGTCGAGCTCGAGCATCAATTGAGTGAAGAAGCAAAAAAGGTGTGTGCCGAAACGTATGGCTTCTCTCCCTTTGTCGAGGTAGTCGAATTTTCAGAGAACTTTCGAGGACCGCGGGGATTTCGATTGAAACACCCTGATCCGCGAGAAGTCTGGCTCGACGGGGCCCCGGACGGTATCGGCACGAAAACGATCATCCTAGACGCTGCGGGCTCGCATGTGAGTGCCGCAGCGGACCTTCTCGCGATGACCGGAGGCGATATCACGCGCTGGGGCGGCCTGCCGCTCGTGCTCTTTAACAATCTCGAGGTAGCCACACTTGCCGCAGAAGACCGCGGCCACGTTATAGAAATGCATCGAAGTCTCTTACGCGGCCTCCGCCACTACGCCGCGTACCAAAATGTTGTTTGCCTCCGGGGGGATACTGCACAAATGGGTCAGTGCGTCGGCTCAGAGATCGCGCACTCCGTGACCCGTTTCAACTGGTCCGGTGTCATGATCGGGGCGTACATGTCCGACCGCATGATTACGGGCAAGGCCATAGGCGCAGGGGACAACATAATCGCGCTCCGCGAGTATGGTTTTCGATCAAACGGGGGGAGCGCGGTGCGCATGGCGCTTCGAAAAAAATTCGGCAAACACTGGTGGCGCAAAGACAAAGCGCGCACGTTTATCTTCGAGGCGGCCCAGCCCGCAGTACTCTATGATCGCCTTCTCGTCGAGGCTAACGGCTGGTATGACCTCCTACCCAACGCAGAGGAGAGAGTGCGCGTCCCGATGAACGCCATCGTGCACGTCACTGGCGGCGGCATTCCGGAAAAATTCGGGCCGCTTCTTGTTGCACGCGGCCTCTCCGTCGAGCTCGATGACCTTTGGGAGCCGCCAACGGCGATAAGAGCGTGTGCCGAGTGGCTTAACATGAGCGATGAAGAATGCTACCGCGTCTGGGGATGCGGGCAGGGAGGGCTCGTCGTGGTCCCGCAAGAAACCCACGAGCAATTCCTCGCTCTCGCATCTCGGCACGACATTGAGGCTCGCGTGTGTGGCCGTGTCGTTGCAAACCGCGAACCGGGGATCAGCATCCACTCAAAATTCTCGAGCGCACAGATTTGCTACCGAGCGTGTTGA